The Astyanax mexicanus isolate ESR-SI-001 chromosome 8, AstMex3_surface, whole genome shotgun sequence sequence TAAGCAAATAAacatctaaagtataaaacaatagatgaatatatacataaatatatacatcaattctctctctttatttttgttttgtttttggtgcTGGATATTTAGTGCTTTCTTAGTATGCAGTAATATGATAAATATAGCAATATAGTAATATGGTGTGTTTCAGTCTAGATAAATTCTATAAATacttaaaaaggctaaaaaagatttttttcttttttttcaggacCTCCATTATCCTGCTGTCCTGTAATATCAGGCAATAAAATTCCTGTGAAAAATATCGTGGACTACGCTCTTCAGGAATCTCCGCCATGTCCCGTCAAAGCTGTAAGGTAAGTAAAGTCTGTTAGACACTGGATGCTCTGTTAAATGAAGTTTTAAAGGTAAAGTGTCATAAAAATTTAGATAATTTGTTTATATTAAAGAGAATTTTTGATTAATTATCTAAtatgttttagtttgttaattatcttcaaagaaaaaaatatttcaaaatattggaaaaataaaacaaaatatatatatcttaaaattCTTGTACATTTTAAGTCACATGTCACATATTACCAATttttgtagtattttaatttcaatttaatGTACTAATAAAACAATCCTTCATGGTGCACTGTGACACACTTACGTGGGATGCGCTGATATCTGTGCTTATGTGTGTGCCGTTATAAAAAAAcaatggttgattttttttttcattccaggTTCTAACTGTTAACATCATACCTTACATAAGTACAAATACAGATCTCTGTATTGTCTTtaatggcatatatatatatatacaatcagaATGGACATAGAcaaacatgtgtaattacataacagtGTAATTCACCCATAACAATGTGTATTTAACCAGTAGTtaaactgttattacatgattgttaatgtgtaactacacagttattataatTTTGATGACTTATTATAAAACAGAACAATTTAACACATcagataaataaatcaataagacTCTGACAGACTGTCAGCTTGCTTTACTTTAACTCTACTTCAGTATATACAAATGACTCATTATGGTACTTTTGCTTCAGTGCTTTATTTTGCACAATGCGTCTGtggtgcaatgttttttttttaatgaaggttTAGTAATATGATTTTATAAAATGATTTGATCaatgtgtttttactttttttttagtttttacctAGACTAGTTATATGTTACCATTGATCTGTATATGAATTTTACTCTATAATTGTAATTTACTAGCAAAAAAATCCAGATATGGATGAATAATTGCTTTTTTGTTAGAAATTTTTGTCCTAGACATCTACACTGTAATTCTGACTGCTAAAAAATCCACATTGCATATTTATGAATGAAATCTGACTAGTACAAACATCCATCTAATATGTCTAATATGTAACCTCAGACTTTAGAGCTGTAATTTGAGTTAGGATTGGTGAGACTGGTGTTATTTTAGGTTACAACAGCTTTTTATACTCTATCCTATAAACAGAAAAGCACactataaaatcaataaaaataaaaaatgtatatcatttCATAGGTTCACTACCATAAAAGGCAAATCGATATGCTCTGATCCTGAGAGCACTTGGTCCAAACAGGTCATAAAGGAGCTGGATTCAAAGAAACGAAGCACCACCACCATCAAGCCTTTACAGGGGGATGGACCTGTTACTGTCATGGAACCAACGACCAAGAAGTATCATCAGACCAAGAACACGCCAAGCTTCACCAAGCTGAACGAAGAAGAGTCTTCagtaaaagagacagaaagtCCGTCTTCATCAGTGAACGAACTGCCTACAATCAAGTACACCAGTTTCTGTCTGGAGGAAGAGCCAGCTGAAAGTACCAATGCTTACTTTTAGTAATTAGAGGTGGAGGAACACCCACACCAACGTTTTTTCTCTTTATTCACCTTTGGTTATTAATAGTACAACAGTCTACCATGTAAACATGCTTATGTTGGTCAATTTTTgtgtttgaactttttttttttattttaaaggtaaGATGTTGGGAACTCTGTACTTCAagattaactgtaaaaaaaatacattaaaagttaAGACTTTGTAGTGTTGATGAATATGTTTGTTTATAATTTTTGTATGCTCTCTGTTTCCTCAAATTG is a genomic window containing:
- the LOC125804033 gene encoding uncharacterized protein LOC125804033; this translates as MSDVSVQLWCILGNEVQRSEITGRHKCMRKQKLHHVTAVLRMTYYPTDAFSVVVLTKSPDPMGENNHAWCRQSLAMHWHDGYKPMDSWTSPLEIVGLFITRKGKYLCADPESAWAKETIEELDSRKGPPLSCCPVISGNKIPVKNIVDYALQESPPCPVKAVRFTTIKGKSICSDPESTWSKQVIKELDSKKRSTTTIKPLQGDGPVTVMEPTTKKYHQTKNTPSFTKLNEEESSVKETESPSSSVNELPTIKYTSFCLEEEPAESTNAYF